ACGGCTTCCCAGTAATGCTCCCAAGTCTTAAAATGCAGTTGTTCCTTTCTCACGCGTTCCACCCAGTAACGGTTTAACGCTTTTTTCTGGTATCCTTCGCCTTCGATGGAATAAAGGCCGGCATCCTGCTCGCCCGCCTGCAGGCCCCATTGCCGCCATGCCGCTTCACTTTGGACCGTATACACCCGCTTCGCCGGCCGCTTCCGCCCCGTGACCCGCGGTCTCCGCTTCACAAGGCTTACCCGCTGCCTCGCTTCCCGGCGAGCGTTACTTCTTTTGCCCGCTTTTCGGGGTACGCGCGTTTTCATCACGGTCACCTCACAATCTCCCTTTTCCGGCCCAAATCCGGCTTGCCGCCCCTAAGGTCCCGATTCTCCGTCAGCCAGCGGATCGCTTCCAAATGATCACCGACGATCAAATCGCCCACAGGGTCTTTAAACCGGCTTCTTCTTCGCACCGGGTTGAGCTTCCTCACGTTGATATGGTGAACAGCCTCTATACGGAGTCCCCGGATCGCAGCAATCATCTGCGCTTTGGGCGGGACGGAGAGATGTTCCGTGCCGATGACATCAAGGGCTCGCCGGCTTAACGCATGAGGAACGGCCGTAAGCGACGCGCCTGCAAGATCGAGGCGCCCGATCATCGCATTAAGCGCGTGCTTTGCGGCAACGACCTGATGCACGTCCTTGCGGTCGGTTACCCCGGAATGCCGATTCAGCGCCACGTCTACCCCCTGCTCAACCGCTCGGATAAACGGAATCAGCTCCGCCGCCGCAATGACCATGTCCCCGTCGAGGAACAGCACGATTTCCCCCCTGGCTTCGCCGGCCCCGATGCTCCGGCCGACATCGTGACCGAGCGTCTCCCGGAAGCTGATCACCTTCGCCCCGGAACGTTCGGCGAGCTCCCGAGTACCGTCGGTGGAGCCGTTGGCAACGACTATCACCTCCATATCCCGGTGAACGCGGTAAGCCTCGCGAAGCACCTGCCCCAGCGTTTTTTTTTCGTTAAAAACAGGAATGACCACCGACACTTTAGGGTTCGGTTTGTTGCGATACGGGCTTTGCTTCTGCTGCTTTGCCACGTGTCCTCAGCTCCTGTTCCAAGTATAGATGCCTTATCGCCTTCTTCATTTTATGTATTTTTGCCGGGGGAGACAGGGCTAACGTTCCATCATTGCAAAATAGGCCTCTCCAAAATATACGAATTGACCTCTGCAACCGCCGAGGCTGGTACCGCATTGCCACATATCATGTTAGAAGGCTTCATGATCCTGAGTTGTTTTCAGAAAATGAGGCTATTCCATATTCGGAGGTGAAATCCATTTGGCCGAATCCGCTTTTAGGGCTTCAGCAAATTTCGATCAACTATTTACGCCTGCCGGACCGTTCTTCGTAAGCTTTGCAGCGGTGGAGTACGATCTAAACGGCGAATATAACCCGGCTACGTCCACATTCGTATCCAGCCAGGGCGGCGTATATACGTTCAGCGTCAGCCTCTTGATGGCGGCAGATCCTTCCGTTGAATTTGTTGCGCTCGCGCTGGTGGGACCTAACACCTCTGCAACTTTGGTAGACAGAGACCCGGACGACCTCGAACTGCCGTTTGTGGCAAACTTCACTGCTCAAATGAATCTTGCACCAGGCGACAGCGTGAGGTTATTTCTCCAACCCAACGCCGGTACCGTTAGGGTTGTAACGAATCCAATGTATACTCATTTCGAAGGTGCAAGGACATCCGGGGAGGTTGGGCCGGCAGGGCCACAAGGACCTCAAGGCGTTCAAGGACCTCAAGGCGTTCAAGGACCTCAAGGTGTTCAAGGACCTCAAGGTGACCAAGGCGTTCAAGGACCTCAAGGTGTTCAAGGACCTCAGGGCGTTCAAGGACCTCAAGGCGACCAAGGGCCTCAAGGCGTTCAAGGACCTCAAGGCGTTCAAGGACCTCAAGGTGACCAAGGACCTCAAGGTGTTCAAGGACCTCAGGGCGTTCAAGGACCTCAAGGCGACCAAGGGCCTCAAGGCGTTCAAGGACCTCAGGGCGTTCAAGGACCTCAAGGCGTTCAAGGACCTCAGGGCGTTCAAGGCGACCAAGGACCTCAGGGCGTTCAAGGACCTCAAGGTGTTCAAGGACCTCAAGGTGACCAAGGACCTCAGGGCGTTCAAGGACCTCAAGGCGTTCAAGGACCTCAAGGCGTTCAAGGACCTCAGGGCGTTCAAGGACCTCAGGGCGTTCAAGGCGACCAAGGACCTCAGGGCGTTCAAGGACCTCAGGGCGTTCAAGGACCTCAGGGTGACCAAGGACCTCAAGGCGTTCAAGGACCTCAGGGCGTTCAAGGACCTCAAGGCGACCAAGGACCTCAGGGCGTTCAAGGACCTCAAGGTGACCAAGGACCTCAAGGCGACCAAGGACCTCAAGGCGTTCAAGGACCTCAGGGCGACCAAGGACCTCAAGGTGTTCAAGGACCTCAAGGCGTTCAAGGACCTCAGGGCGACCAAGGACCTCAAGGCGTTCAAGGACCTCAGGGAGACCAAGGGCCTCAGGGCGTTCAAGGACCTCAGGGCGACCAAGGACCTCAAGGCGTTCAAGGACCTCAAGGCGTTCAAGGACCTCAAGGTGACCAAGGACCTCAGGGCGTTCAAGGACCTCAGGGTGACCAAGGACCTCAGGGCGTTCAAGGACCTCAAGGCGACCAAGGACCTCAAGGCGTTCAAGGACCTCAAGGCGACCAAGGACCTCAGGGCGTTCAAGGCGACCAAGGACCTCAGGGCGTTCAAGGACCTCAAGGCGACCAAGGACCTCAAGGCGTTCAAGGCGACCAAGGACCTCAGGGCGTTCAAGGACCTCAAGGCGACCAAGGACCTCAAGGCGTTCAAGGACCTCAAGGCGACCAAGGACCTCAGGGCGTTCAAGGCGACCAAGGACCTCAAGGCGTTCAAGGACCTCAAGGCGACCAAGGACCTCAAGGCGTTCAAGGACCTCAAGGCGACCAAGGACCTCAGGGCGTTCAAGGACCTCAGGGCGCCCAAGGACCTCAGGGCGTTCAAGGCGACCAAGGACCTCAGGGCGTTCAAGGACCTCAAGGCGACCAAGGACCTCAAGGCGTTCAAGGCGACCAAGGACCTCAGGGCGTTCAAGGACCTCAGGGTGACCAAGGACCTCAGGGCGTTCAAGGACCTCAGGGCGACCAAGGACCTCAAGGCGTTCAAGGACCTCAAGGCGACCAAGGACCTCAGGGCGTTCAAGGCGTTCAAGGACCTCAGGGCGTTCAAGGACCTCAAGGCGACCAAGGACCTCAAGGCGTTCAAGGACCTCAGGGCGTTCAAGGCGACCAAGGACCTCAGGGCGTTCAAGGACCTCAAGGTGACCAAGGACCTCAGGGCGATCAAGGACCTCAAGGCGTTCAAGGACCTCAGGGTGACCAAGGACCTCAGGGTGACCAAGGACCTCAAGGCGTTCAAGGACCTCAGGGCGTTCAAGGCGACCAAGGGCCTCAGGGCGTTCAAGGACCTCAGGGCGACCAAGGACCTCAAGGCGTTCAAGGACCTCAGGGCGTTCAAGGCGACCAAGGGCCTCAGGGCGTTCAAGGACCTCAGGGTGACCAAGGACCTCAAGGTGACCAAGGACCTCAAGGCGTTCAAGGACCTCAAGGCGACCAAGGACCTCAAGGCGTTCAAGGACCTCAAGGCGACCAAGGACCTCAAGGCGTTCAAGGACCTCAGGGTGACCAAGGACCTCAGGGTGACCAAGGACCTCAAGGCGTTCAAGGACCTCAAGGCGTTCAAGGACCTCAAGGCGACCAAGGACCTCAGGGCGTTCAAGGACCTCAAGGTGACCAAGGACCTCAGGGCGTTCAAGGACCTCAGGGTGACCAAGGACCTCAAGGCGACCAAGGACCTCAGGGCGTTCAAGGACCTCAGGGCGACCAAGGACCTCAGGGCGACCAAGGACCTCAAGGCGTTCAAGGACCTCAAGGCGACCAAGGACCTCAGGGCGACCAAGGACCTCAAGGTGACCAAGGACCTCAAGGCGACCAAGGACCTCAGGGCGACCAAGGACCTCAAGGTGACCAAGGACCTCAAGGCGTTCAAGGACCTCAGGGCGTTCAAGGACCTCAGGGCGTTCAAGGACCTCAAGGCGTTCAAGGACCTCAGGGCGACCAAGGACCTCAGGGCGACCAAGGACCTCAGGGCGTTCAAGGACCTCAAGGCGACCAAGGACCTCAGGGTGTTCAAGGACCTCAAGGCGACCAAGGACCTCAAGGCGACCAAGGACCTCAGGGCGACCAAGGGCCTCAAGGCGTTCAAGGACCTCAAGGTGACCAAGGTCCCCCATGATAATCTTCGCTTGTTAGAAAAGAGTCACAATATTATCGGCTGTCGAGGCTCCGTCTCGACAGCTTTTTTTTTAAAAAAACCAGTCACTTGGAAATCAAGGTTCTTTCCCCATACGTATGTACCACACATAACTTTTTGCCGGTGCATAAATTGGTATGATCAATACTAAAGCTGTCCCTTAAAAAGAAAAAATCCGGAAGGTTGTGAAAAAACTATGCAGGAAGATACCGAAGCCATCGAAAAAACCTTAAAGGAAACAGTCATATTCGATGGCATGAATGGGAGCTTACTGCTTCAGCTGGGGGATATTTGCAGCTCGCAGGGGCGATTTACCGAAGCCAGGTTGTATTATTCCAAGGCTTTGGAGATGTCCGGCAGCTCTGGGGAAAAGGAACTCATAAAATCGAAGATTCTTGAAACGGAAAGGCGCATTCAAACTGATTTCACGGACGAAGAGCCTTCAACCGAGTTTTTAGATGTGCTGCTCAAAGAGGTGCTTCATCACTCAGCAAATGACTATGTGTACAATATCGATATTGAGTTATTTGAATTCATGCGGGTACCTGTCAGAGATACCATTGTCCTTAATACGGAAGCGGAAAAACGGGGAATCCGCAACCATCTGCAAGGAATCGCAAACCTTTACGACTGTCTTGCGGATCAAGCCTCGCGCGAATTGCTGCTTAAAGTTTTGGCATTCCGAATACTCGGAAATAAAAAAGTGAAACTTCCTTTAAACAACCCCGAATATTGGAGAAGGCGGCAATTTATTAAAAAATTGATATGTTCCGCGAATACGCTCAAAACGAAGTTCCATCAATGGGACTTAAACCATTTTCATTTGCTTCCTCTAGGGTACAACCTCGAGCTGTATTGTTTCCCTATCGGCCTAAGCGCAACATTTCTTGAAAAACAATATGTGTACGATAAAACAGACCCTCCTGTAAAAACGGATCCGGGTGATATAGTCATTGATGCGGGAGGATGCTTTGGCGATACCGCCCTTTTTTTCGCAGACGAAATCGGAAACTCCGGACATGTGTATACCATCGAATTTATTCCCAGCAACCTGGAAATCATGGAAACCAATCTGAATCTCAACCCGCACCTACGGGACAAAATTACCATAGTGGAACATCCGCTTTGGAATGTTCCTAACCAATTGCTGCATTATAAGGATCAAGGTCCGGGCAGCTTCGTCTCATTTTTCAAGACGGACCAGGTAAATGAGGAAACAACCACGATAACGATTGACGAAATCGTTTCCCGCTATCGTCTTTCCAGGGTGGATTTTATCAAAATGGATATTGAAGGAGCGGAGCTGCACGCTCTTTTGGGAGCCGAACAAACTTTAAAGAGGTTCAAACCGAAGCTGGCCGTCACGATTTACCACCAAATCGGCGATTTTGACAATATTGCCAAATATCTTAATGGTCTTGACTTGGGCTACCGATTCTATCTGGGACACAATACGATTTATGCGCAGGAAACCGTGCTGTTCGCGAGTTCCGATTTACGGGTAGAAAGAGAAACTCATCCGAATTGAAAAAAACCTCCTAGTCCACCATAACGGTGAGCTAGGAGGTATTTATTTGATCGCCTCATACGTTAAAACGTTCCGGTTCGGCAGCCGGTTGCTTGGCTAAAATCGGTTGAATTCCGCTTCCTGACTTCCCCTGTGCACAGAAAGAATATGAGCGAGTATTTTATGCGCGAGAGGCCGGGAGCTCGGCAAGGACAAAAGCCGCATGCATTCGTCCGAAGCGGCAAATTGGCAAAACACGATCAGCCTCGAGTCGCCGGAAGCTAACGCTAATGTATGGCGGGCAAAGCTTTCCGGGTCCGGTTCCCGGCACAGCAGTTCGCGGTAAAGTCCTATCACGTACTGCTCGTTGTTTTGCTGCAGCAGCTTATGGAGCAATGTGCCTATGGTCGGCGCTTCGTAGGCCATATTGGCGAGCTGAAACCGTGAGGCCATATCGGCAGCCTCCTCGCTGAGGACGACCGCTTCAAACAATCTCATTCGGGATACGTGCCCTTTCAGACCGGCGGCATGAGCCTGCCGCCCTTCCGGATCGGGATCCCGGTGAAGCAGTTCCCAATACAGCTGCTCGATGTACTCCATATCCGAACCGATATGAAACAGCTTGTGAAGCATCTGTATCATTCTCACGACCCGCTCCCTCCCTCGTTCCAGCCGGATACCGACTCCTCCACATCGGCCGCCGTCACATCCCACGAAAAGTACCGTTCGGCATAGGCCCTTCCGGCGGTGGATAGCCTCCAGCGCAAGGAAACGTCTTTTTTAAGCTCATATATCGTCTCCGGAAATTCGGCAAGAGGTCGGATCAGCGCTTGTACGCCATCTTCCACCCTGTACCCTCTGGCTCCGACAGGGGTCGAAACAACAGCCAAACCTGCAGCCATATATTCGGCCATTTTCAAATTGGATCCGGATCCGGTGATCATCGGATTGATGGCGATATCGGCTGCAAGATAAACGGTCCGCTTCAGCTCGTCATCCACCTGCCCGGCAAGAACGACGTTGGCCGGAACCGGACTTCGGCGGACCGCATCGCAGACGGCCCCCATCATCATAAACAGCGTATCCGGCAGCTGTTTCGCAAATGCAATGACTTGCTCCGCGGCCTCAATGTTCGGCTTATGCAGGCTGCCGATGAACGCGACGACGGTTTTGCCGCCGAGGCCGAGGGAATGTTTGAAGCTTTGCTTGGAGGCGCCGTCGTAAAAAGGAAACTCCCGCACGTCCACTCCGTTCGGCACAATGCGGATTTTTCGCCCGGGCACCGAATACAGCCGCTCCAGCCGATTTTTGTCCTCGGAGGAACACGCCCATATTTCGTCGCTCTTCAAGACCGCCTCCCGCTCGGCATACAGCACTTGAGCCAGCAAACGATCGGAAGCGGTGCCCTCCGGGAGAATGGAGCATTTCAAATCGTATTCGACGTTATGAGCGTCATAAATAATTTTTTTATGGCCTTCGTATTTTTGCATTAAATGGAACAAATAAGGATGGGAGGCAATGAGCACATCCGATTCGCTCATCACCCGGTCGGCAGCAGACCGAAATCCCGGAGTGACGCCGGACGGCATGGACATCACGATGTCGGATACGGAGACGTCCATTCCCATTTGCCAGGATGCGATATTTTCCATCACGCTGCGGCTTACCGGAATGCAAATTTCCTTAAACCCCTGCTCTTGCCGGGTCACTTGAAACAAAGACTGGTTTTGGCTTACAATCGTCACCTCGTGCCGGCGGCCAAGCCGACGGCATATCCGGTTAGTCCGAAGCTGCCCGCCCTGCCCGGCCGCAAAGACGGGATACGTACATAAAACCCCGATTTTCATACTGTCACCGCCCTGCTGAACTGTGCATCTGTCCTTTAATCTCTTGATCTTTATAAAATATGAATACATTGCCCCATCCGTATAGACGTTTAACCGGAAGACAAACGCATAACTTTGCAAAGATAGGTTTGTTCAACAAGCAATGCTTGGTACACGCACATAGAATTACTTATAGGTTTTGATTATTACAGGAAAGGAAGATGCCTGAATGAAGGTTGTCATCTTGGCTGGCGGACTCGGCACGCGAATCAGCGAAGAGTCCCATTCCAAGCCCAAGCCAATGATTGAAATCGGAGAAAAACCGATACTCTGGCACATCATGAAGATCTATTCCCATTACGGATTTAACGATTTTGTCATCTGCCTCGGTTATAAAAGCAATGTCGTTATTGAATATTTCTCGCATTACTTCATGAACCAGTCTCATGTCACTTTCGATTTCAGGGGGGGAAATGAAGCGATCATTCACCGAAGCGCCGCCGAGCCATGGAAAGTGACGCTTGTGGAGACCGGGAAAGATACGCTGACCGGCGGCAGGATCAAACGGGTCGCCGAATATATCGGAGACGAGACGTTTATGCTCACCTACGGCGATGGCTTAGCCAACATCGACATTCAACAGCTGGTCAAGTTTCATAAATCGCACGGGAAGCTGGCTACCCTAACGGCAACCCAGCCTTCGGGGCGATTCGGAGCGCTGCAAATCAACGAGCACGATGTCGTCGAAGGCTTTCAAGAGAAGCCGAAAGGCGACAACAGCTGGATTAACGGCGGATTTTTCGTGATGGAACCGGGAGTGCTCGAATATATCGAAGGCGATCACACCGTTCTGGAGAAAGAACCGCTCGAAGGGTTGGCCAAGGATCGCCAGCTCGTCGCATACAAATTCGACGGGTTTTGGCATCCGATGGATACGCTGCGGGATAAAAACTATTTGGAAGAGCTGTGGCAAACGGGGAATGCGCCATGGAAAAAGTGACCGCCCCACTTGCCGCCGAACCGGGCGCATCCCGGCCGTTTTGGGAAGGCAAACGCGTTTTTGTAACAGGCCATACCGGTTTTAAGGGCTCCTGGCTCTGCATGTGGCTTCACCTGCTCGGCGCCGAGGTGACCGGTTACGCGCTGAAGCCGCCGACCCGGCCGAGCTTGTTCGAGGAAGCCGGTATATCCCGGTATGTGAATTCGGTGACCGGCGATATTCGCGACCGCAACCTTTTGCTTGACGCCCTGCAAAAGGCCGATCCCGACGTCGTCATCCATATGGCTGCCCAACCGCTCGTTCGCGATTCATACCGGATGCCGGTGGAGACTTATGAAACGAACGTGCTCGGCACCGTTTATTTGCTGGATGCGGTCCGGCAGGTGAAGCAGCGGGGCGGAGCCGTCAAAGCGGTCGTCAACGTAACGACGGACAAATGCTACGAGAATAAGGAATGGCCTTGGGGCTACCGGGAATACGAGCCGCTCGGAGGGTACGATCCGTATTCGAACAGCAAGGCCTGCTCCGAGCTCGCTACGGCCGCTTTCCGCAGCTCCTTCTTCCATCCCGCCGATTATGCGCAGCACGGAGTCGGCGTTGCAACCGCCCGGGCCGGCAACGTGATCGGAGGCGGCGACTGGGCGGCGGACCGGCTCATCCCCGACTGCTTTCGCGCGCTGCTGAACGGCGATCCGGTCGTCATCCGCCACCCTCAGGCGATTCGCCCGTGGCAGCACGTGCTGGAGCCGCTGAGCGGTTATCTGCTGCTGGCTCAGCGTTTGACGGAAAAC
The window above is part of the Paenibacillus hamazuiensis genome. Proteins encoded here:
- the rfbF gene encoding glucose-1-phosphate cytidylyltransferase, which translates into the protein MKVVILAGGLGTRISEESHSKPKPMIEIGEKPILWHIMKIYSHYGFNDFVICLGYKSNVVIEYFSHYFMNQSHVTFDFRGGNEAIIHRSAAEPWKVTLVETGKDTLTGGRIKRVAEYIGDETFMLTYGDGLANIDIQQLVKFHKSHGKLATLTATQPSGRFGALQINEHDVVEGFQEKPKGDNSWINGGFFVMEPGVLEYIEGDHTVLEKEPLEGLAKDRQLVAYKFDGFWHPMDTLRDKNYLEELWQTGNAPWKK
- a CDS encoding FkbM family methyltransferase, producing MQEDTEAIEKTLKETVIFDGMNGSLLLQLGDICSSQGRFTEARLYYSKALEMSGSSGEKELIKSKILETERRIQTDFTDEEPSTEFLDVLLKEVLHHSANDYVYNIDIELFEFMRVPVRDTIVLNTEAEKRGIRNHLQGIANLYDCLADQASRELLLKVLAFRILGNKKVKLPLNNPEYWRRRQFIKKLICSANTLKTKFHQWDLNHFHLLPLGYNLELYCFPIGLSATFLEKQYVYDKTDPPVKTDPGDIVIDAGGCFGDTALFFADEIGNSGHVYTIEFIPSNLEIMETNLNLNPHLRDKITIVEHPLWNVPNQLLHYKDQGPGSFVSFFKTDQVNEETTTITIDEIVSRYRLSRVDFIKMDIEGAELHALLGAEQTLKRFKPKLAVTIYHQIGDFDNIAKYLNGLDLGYRFYLGHNTIYAQETVLFASSDLRVERETHPN
- a CDS encoding glycosyltransferase family 2 protein — encoded protein: MAKQQKQSPYRNKPNPKVSVVIPVFNEKKTLGQVLREAYRVHRDMEVIVVANGSTDGTRELAERSGAKVISFRETLGHDVGRSIGAGEARGEIVLFLDGDMVIAAAELIPFIRAVEQGVDVALNRHSGVTDRKDVHQVVAAKHALNAMIGRLDLAGASLTAVPHALSRRALDVIGTEHLSVPPKAQMIAAIRGLRIEAVHHINVRKLNPVRRRSRFKDPVGDLIVGDHLEAIRWLTENRDLRGGKPDLGRKREIVR
- a CDS encoding glycosyltransferase family 4 protein; this encodes MKIGVLCTYPVFAAGQGGQLRTNRICRRLGRRHEVTIVSQNQSLFQVTRQEQGFKEICIPVSRSVMENIASWQMGMDVSVSDIVMSMPSGVTPGFRSAADRVMSESDVLIASHPYLFHLMQKYEGHKKIIYDAHNVEYDLKCSILPEGTASDRLLAQVLYAEREAVLKSDEIWACSSEDKNRLERLYSVPGRKIRIVPNGVDVREFPFYDGASKQSFKHSLGLGGKTVVAFIGSLHKPNIEAAEQVIAFAKQLPDTLFMMMGAVCDAVRRSPVPANVVLAGQVDDELKRTVYLAADIAINPMITGSGSNLKMAEYMAAGLAVVSTPVGARGYRVEDGVQALIRPLAEFPETIYELKKDVSLRWRLSTAGRAYAERYFSWDVTAADVEESVSGWNEGGSGS
- the rfbG gene encoding CDP-glucose 4,6-dehydratase, giving the protein MEKVTAPLAAEPGASRPFWEGKRVFVTGHTGFKGSWLCMWLHLLGAEVTGYALKPPTRPSLFEEAGISRYVNSVTGDIRDRNLLLDALQKADPDVVIHMAAQPLVRDSYRMPVETYETNVLGTVYLLDAVRQVKQRGGAVKAVVNVTTDKCYENKEWPWGYREYEPLGGYDPYSNSKACSELATAAFRSSFFHPADYAQHGVGVATARAGNVIGGGDWAADRLIPDCFRALLNGDPVVIRHPQAIRPWQHVLEPLSGYLLLAQRLTENGAKYAQGWNFGPGDDDAKPVEWIVRQICSEWGGNASYVVHKTDGLHEAHYLKLDCSKAKLELGWHPRWNLQTAIGKIAEWMRAFKDGRDLEEISFRQIEEYRQAGGETHV
- a CDS encoding DUF4214 domain-containing protein, whose product is MIQMLHKLFHIGSDMEYIEQLYWELLHRDPDPEGRQAHAAGLKGHVSRMRLFEAVVLSEEAADMASRFQLANMAYEAPTIGTLLHKLLQQNNEQYVIGLYRELLCREPDPESFARHTLALASGDSRLIVFCQFAASDECMRLLSLPSSRPLAHKILAHILSVHRGSQEAEFNRF